Proteins found in one Streptomyces sp. NBC_00461 genomic segment:
- a CDS encoding helicase-associated domain-containing protein: MSTPAAPRSLAEALRNRDDASLAELLRARPDLITPVPTDLTQLATRAGTRASVVRALERLDRFALQSAQALAVAPDPAGYDELLGLLAGDDGDAAVATALPRALATLREQALVWGGDDRLRLVRTALELLAPSPQHPSPTGLGPTVQEATAGMSPGRIQEIVTAVGLPSTHDSVSAVGSLAALFGDRTRMAALLAGAPEESREVLDRLVWGPPYGQVTADPAARLRWLLDRGLLLPTAPGTVVLPREVALHLRGGRAHRVVEPRPPALEVTGTHRPQVVDATAAGQAYTALSTVEELLKDWDEGGPTVLRAGGLSVRDLKRTAVALDVSEPVAAFWVELAYAAGLLASDGEADERYAATPAHDEWLEQPAAERWARLAHAWLTATRTAGVVGGRDAKDRTLSALGPGLDRSAAPEVRHRVLTLLAGLPEGASPAAASVLERLRWERPLRGPQQDDDLRGRLATWALSEAEMLGVTGRGALSAHGRALLGAPEPKKSPSADGDGGGGPGDKLPVHHVPVALEPLSPAEQITASAAAARLLAPMLPEPLDHVLLQADLTAVAPGPLRRPLADMLGLLADVESKGGATVYRFTPGSVRRALDAGNAASDLHAFLAAHARTPVPQPLTYLIDDVARRHGHLRVGSASAYVRCDDDAMLNEILADKRAAGLRLRRLAPTVLATQADPATLLDGLRAMGFAPAAESAEGDVLITRADAHRTPPRAAPEPVPDGPPTPDATLLTAAIRAIRAGDLASTAPRKQGPSAAPGGALPRTGSAETLATMQAAVLTGEALWIGYVNAEGTASQRVIAPIRVEGGFVTAYDHTADEVRTYPLHRVTGVAELADEA, encoded by the coding sequence ATGAGCACCCCGGCCGCTCCGCGTTCACTCGCAGAGGCACTGCGCAACAGGGACGACGCCTCCCTGGCGGAACTGCTGCGCGCCCGCCCCGATCTCATCACCCCCGTCCCCACGGACCTCACCCAGCTGGCGACCCGCGCCGGCACACGCGCATCGGTCGTGCGGGCACTGGAGCGACTGGACCGTTTCGCGCTGCAGTCGGCGCAGGCGCTGGCGGTGGCGCCGGACCCGGCCGGGTATGACGAGCTGCTCGGGCTGCTGGCCGGTGACGACGGCGATGCGGCGGTCGCCACGGCACTCCCCCGCGCCCTCGCCACCCTGCGCGAGCAGGCCCTGGTGTGGGGCGGCGACGACCGGCTGCGGCTGGTGCGGACGGCCCTTGAGCTGCTCGCGCCCTCGCCGCAGCACCCGTCGCCGACGGGACTCGGGCCCACGGTGCAGGAGGCGACGGCGGGCATGTCGCCGGGGCGGATCCAGGAGATCGTCACCGCGGTCGGGCTGCCCTCGACGCACGATTCCGTCTCCGCGGTCGGCTCGCTCGCCGCCCTGTTCGGCGACCGTACCCGGATGGCGGCGCTGCTGGCCGGGGCGCCCGAGGAGTCGCGGGAGGTGCTGGACCGGCTGGTGTGGGGGCCGCCGTACGGGCAGGTCACGGCGGATCCGGCGGCCCGGCTGCGCTGGCTCCTTGACCGCGGGCTGCTGCTGCCGACGGCGCCCGGGACGGTCGTACTCCCTCGTGAGGTGGCCCTGCATCTGCGCGGCGGCCGTGCCCACCGGGTCGTCGAGCCGCGGCCGCCCGCGCTGGAGGTGACGGGCACGCACCGTCCACAGGTTGTGGACGCGACGGCGGCCGGGCAGGCGTACACGGCGCTGTCGACGGTCGAGGAACTGCTGAAGGACTGGGACGAGGGCGGGCCGACCGTGCTGCGGGCCGGTGGGCTCAGCGTGCGTGACCTCAAGCGCACCGCCGTGGCCCTCGACGTGTCCGAGCCGGTCGCCGCCTTCTGGGTCGAACTCGCCTACGCGGCCGGGCTGCTGGCCTCCGACGGCGAGGCCGACGAGCGGTACGCGGCGACCCCGGCCCACGACGAGTGGCTGGAGCAGCCGGCCGCAGAGCGCTGGGCGCGGCTGGCCCACGCGTGGCTGACGGCGACGCGGACGGCGGGCGTGGTCGGGGGGCGGGACGCCAAGGACCGGACGTTGTCGGCGCTCGGACCGGGGCTCGACCGCAGCGCCGCGCCGGAGGTACGGCACCGGGTGCTGACGCTGCTGGCCGGGCTGCCGGAAGGGGCGTCGCCCGCTGCCGCGTCCGTGCTGGAGCGGCTGCGCTGGGAGCGGCCCCTGCGTGGCCCCCAGCAGGACGACGACCTGCGCGGACGGCTCGCCACCTGGGCGCTGTCGGAGGCGGAGATGCTGGGTGTTACGGGGCGGGGCGCGCTGTCGGCGCACGGGCGGGCGCTGCTCGGGGCGCCGGAGCCGAAGAAGTCCCCGTCCGCGGACGGGGACGGGGGCGGGGGACCGGGCGACAAGCTGCCCGTCCACCATGTGCCGGTCGCCCTGGAACCCCTCTCCCCCGCCGAGCAGATCACCGCCTCCGCCGCGGCCGCCCGCCTCCTCGCCCCGATGCTGCCCGAGCCCCTGGACCACGTCCTGCTCCAGGCGGACCTGACGGCGGTCGCGCCCGGTCCGCTGCGGCGGCCGCTGGCCGACATGCTGGGTCTGCTGGCGGACGTGGAGTCGAAGGGCGGGGCGACGGTGTACCGCTTCACGCCGGGCTCGGTGCGGCGCGCCCTGGACGCCGGGAACGCCGCCTCCGACCTGCATGCCTTCCTGGCCGCCCACGCGCGTACCCCGGTCCCTCAGCCGCTGACGTATCTGATCGACGACGTGGCCCGCAGGCACGGGCATCTGCGGGTCGGGTCCGCCTCGGCGTATGTGCGCTGCGACGACGACGCGATGCTGAACGAGATCCTCGCCGACAAGCGCGCCGCGGGCCTGCGTCTGCGCCGCCTCGCCCCGACCGTCCTCGCCACCCAGGCCGACCCCGCGACCCTCCTCGACGGTCTGCGCGCGATGGGCTTCGCGCCGGCCGCCGAGTCGGCGGAGGGTGATGTCCTGATCACCCGTGCCGACGCCCACCGCACCCCGCCCCGCGCCGCGCCCGAGCCGGTCCCGGACGGCCCGCCGACCCCCGACGCGACGCTCCTGACGGCCGCGATCCGGGCGATCCGGGCGGGCGACCTGGCCTCCACGGCCCCGCGCAAGCAGGGCCCCTCGGCCGCACCGGGCGGCGCCCTTCCGCGCACCGGCTCCGCCGAGACCCTCGCCACGATGCAGGCCGCAGTCCTGACCGGCGAGGCCCTGTGGATCGGCTACGTCAACGCCGAGGGCACCGCCAGCCAGCGCGTCATCGCCCCGATCCGCGTCGAGGGCGGCTTCGTGACGGCGTACGACCACACGGCGGACGAGGTACGGACGTATCCGCTGCACCGGGTGACGGGAGTGGCGGAGCTGGCGGACGAGGCGTGA
- a CDS encoding UTP--glucose-1-phosphate uridylyltransferase, whose protein sequence is MATTIRRAVIPAAGLGSRLLPLTKAIPKEMLPVGDKPVVEHTVRELVASGITDITIVVSGGKGLIQDHFRPNPALVAQLRADGKEAYADAVEEVGELSRQGHITYLDQHGPYGNGTPVLNAARNVGDEPILVLWPDDVFVADVPRAQQLIRAYEATSCPVLALLPMDPADSQRYGVPRVKEDLGDGLLRITGLVEKPKPQDAPSGYAAIGGYVITPGIVEELRKQTKAWYEHRTGEIYLTDAINAYAATKAVYGQVIQGRWYDTGNPLAYLTAQFAAALADPEYGPPLRRLAELTEGS, encoded by the coding sequence ATGGCCACGACGATCCGCCGCGCAGTCATCCCCGCCGCCGGGCTGGGGTCCCGCCTGCTGCCGCTGACGAAGGCGATCCCGAAGGAGATGCTGCCCGTCGGCGACAAGCCCGTCGTCGAGCACACGGTGCGGGAGCTGGTGGCGTCCGGCATCACCGACATCACCATCGTCGTCTCCGGCGGCAAGGGTCTGATCCAGGACCATTTCCGGCCGAATCCGGCGCTCGTGGCCCAGCTGCGGGCGGACGGCAAGGAGGCCTACGCGGACGCGGTGGAGGAGGTCGGCGAGCTGTCCCGGCAGGGCCACATCACCTACCTCGACCAGCACGGCCCGTACGGCAACGGCACGCCCGTCCTGAACGCCGCCCGCAACGTCGGCGACGAGCCGATCCTCGTCCTGTGGCCGGACGACGTGTTCGTGGCCGACGTCCCGCGCGCCCAGCAGCTGATCCGGGCCTACGAGGCGACCAGCTGCCCCGTCCTCGCGCTGCTCCCCATGGATCCGGCCGACTCGCAGCGCTACGGCGTGCCCCGGGTCAAGGAGGATCTCGGCGACGGCCTTCTGCGCATCACCGGCCTGGTCGAGAAGCCGAAGCCGCAGGACGCCCCCTCCGGCTACGCGGCCATCGGCGGCTACGTCATCACGCCGGGCATCGTCGAGGAGCTGCGCAAGCAGACCAAGGCCTGGTACGAGCACCGGACCGGCGAGATCTACCTGACCGACGCGATCAACGCCTACGCCGCCACCAAGGCGGTGTACGGCCAGGTCATCCAGGGCCGCTGGTACGACACCGGCAACCCGCTGGCCTACCTCACCGCCCAGTTCGCCGCCGCGCTGGCCGACCCGGAGTACGGCCCGCCCCTGCGCCGCCTTGCGGAACTCACCGAGGGCTCCTGA
- a CDS encoding DNA repair helicase XPB — protein sequence MNGPLIVQSDKTLLLEVDHEQAGECRRAIAVFAELERAPEHIHTYRVTPLGLWNARAAGHDAEQVVDALVQYSRYPVPHALLVDVADTMDRYGRLTLSKHPTHGLVLTTTDRPVLEEILRSKRVAPLVGARIDPDTVAVHPSERGQIKQTLLKLGWPAEDLAGYVDGEAHPIELNEDGWALRPYQKQAVENFWHGGSGVVVLPCGAGKTLVGAGSMAQAKSTTLILVTNTVSARQWKHELVKRTSLTEEEIGEYSGTRKEIRPVTIATYQVLTTRRKGVYPHLELFDSRDWGLIVYDEVHLLPAPVFKFTADLQARRRLGLTATLVREDGRESDVFSLIGPKRFDAPWKEIEAQGYIAPADCVEVRVNLTDSERLAYATAETEEKYRYCATTETKRKVTEAIVRRFAGQQILVIGQYIDQLDELGEHLNAPVIKGETSNAQREKLFGAFREGEISVLVVSKVANFSIDLPEATVAVQVSGTFGSRQEEAQRLGRVLRPKADGHQAHFYSVVARDTLDQDFAAHRQRFLAEQGYAYRIVDADELLAEEA from the coding sequence GTGAATGGTCCACTCATCGTCCAGTCCGACAAGACCCTGCTCCTGGAGGTCGACCACGAACAGGCCGGCGAGTGCCGTCGGGCCATTGCCGTGTTCGCGGAGCTGGAGCGGGCACCCGAGCACATCCACACCTACCGGGTGACGCCGCTGGGGCTGTGGAACGCGCGTGCGGCCGGGCACGACGCCGAGCAGGTCGTGGACGCGCTCGTGCAGTACAGCCGCTACCCGGTGCCGCACGCGCTGCTCGTCGACGTCGCCGACACGATGGACCGGTACGGGCGGCTGACCCTCAGCAAGCACCCCACGCACGGGCTGGTCCTCACGACCACCGACCGGCCGGTGCTGGAGGAGATCCTGCGCTCGAAGCGGGTCGCGCCGCTGGTCGGCGCGCGGATCGACCCGGACACGGTCGCCGTGCATCCCTCCGAGCGCGGGCAGATCAAGCAGACGCTGCTGAAGCTGGGCTGGCCGGCCGAGGACCTCGCGGGGTACGTGGACGGTGAGGCGCACCCGATCGAGCTGAACGAGGACGGGTGGGCGCTGCGCCCGTACCAGAAGCAGGCCGTGGAGAACTTCTGGCACGGCGGGAGCGGGGTCGTGGTGCTGCCGTGCGGCGCCGGGAAGACCCTCGTCGGCGCCGGGTCGATGGCCCAGGCGAAGTCGACGACGCTGATCCTCGTCACGAACACCGTCTCGGCGCGGCAGTGGAAGCACGAGCTGGTGAAGCGGACCTCGCTGACCGAGGAGGAGATCGGTGAGTACAGCGGGACGCGGAAGGAGATCCGCCCGGTCACCATCGCCACCTACCAGGTGCTGACCACGAGGCGGAAGGGCGTCTACCCGCACCTGGAGCTCTTCGACTCCCGTGACTGGGGTCTGATCGTCTACGACGAGGTGCATCTGCTGCCCGCGCCCGTCTTCAAGTTCACGGCGGATCTGCAGGCGCGGCGGCGGCTCGGGCTGACGGCGACCCTCGTGCGCGAGGACGGACGTGAGTCGGATGTGTTCTCCCTGATCGGTCCCAAGCGGTTCGACGCGCCGTGGAAGGAGATCGAGGCGCAGGGCTACATCGCGCCCGCCGACTGCGTGGAGGTCCGGGTCAACCTCACCGACTCCGAGCGTCTCGCCTACGCCACCGCCGAGACCGAGGAGAAGTACCGCTACTGCGCCACGACCGAGACGAAGCGCAAGGTCACGGAGGCGATCGTGCGCCGGTTCGCGGGTCAGCAGATCCTCGTCATCGGGCAGTACATCGACCAACTCGACGAGCTGGGCGAGCACTTGAACGCGCCGGTCATCAAGGGTGAGACGTCCAACGCCCAGCGGGAGAAGCTCTTCGGCGCCTTCCGGGAGGGCGAGATCAGCGTGCTGGTGGTCTCCAAGGTCGCGAACTTCTCCATCGACCTGCCGGAGGCGACGGTCGCCGTCCAGGTGTCGGGCACCTTCGGCTCACGCCAGGAGGAGGCCCAGCGGCTCGGGCGGGTGCTCCGCCCCAAGGCCGACGGCCACCAGGCGCACTTCTACTCGGTCGTCGCCCGCGACACCCTCGACCAGGACTTCGCCGCGCACCGCCAGCGGTTCCTGGCGGAGCAGGGGTACGCGTACCGGATCGTGGACGCGGACGAGCTGCTGGCGGAGGAGGCGTAG
- a CDS encoding HelD family protein — protein MSTPVDDSKPLDDPKPSADAKPFDDPLDPLSRERSHLTDSRAALRAMREDVESLDIRDVTANWVNAEVLARQIDERIKALADLSDTPLFFGRLDYLHPPGADRAEGADDERPRPEDAYQTLYIGRRHVHDHDGDPMVIDWRAPVSQPFYRASKKDPLDVALRRRFGYTGGDLTAYEDEHLSDPAEAARTSKLLQQEIERPRVGPMRDIVATIQPEQDEIVRSGLGGTVCVQGGPGTGKTAVGLHRVAYLLYAHRERLARTGTLVIGPNRSFLHYIEQVLPALGELAVKQATVDDLVAHVEVRGADEAPAAIIKGDARMAEVLRRAVHSHVTLPTEPVVVVRGSRRWRVPAHELGDIVRELLDRGIRYGAAREALPQRIAHAVLVQMERSGEAPDDRVQDAVARNSAVKAAVKAVWPPVDPAKLVLRLLTDADFLAVHAEGLLSEDEQKTILWAKPVRSAKAAKWSPADAVLIDETTDLVQRTHSLGHVVLDEAQDLSPMQYRAVGRRCTTGSATVLGDLAQGTTPWATRSWDEALAHLGKSDGVIEELTAGFRVPTDVITYASRLLPHIAPGLTPVASVRENPGFFDLRPITDTAEVVAACEELLGNEGSTGLIVADARVPSLAAALTAAGITYLAPGEETTQDTRLTLVPASLAKGLEYDYVVLDEPQAVVDGEPDERTGLRRLYVALTRAVSGLIVTHAAPLPTQL, from the coding sequence GTGTCCACGCCCGTCGACGACTCCAAGCCACTCGACGACCCCAAGCCATCCGCTGACGCCAAGCCGTTCGACGACCCCCTCGACCCGCTCTCCCGCGAACGCTCCCACCTCACCGACTCGCGGGCCGCCCTGCGCGCCATGCGTGAGGACGTCGAGTCGCTGGACATCCGCGACGTCACCGCGAACTGGGTCAACGCCGAGGTCCTGGCCCGCCAGATCGACGAGCGCATCAAGGCGCTGGCCGACCTCAGCGACACCCCGCTGTTCTTCGGCCGCCTCGACTACCTGCACCCCCCGGGCGCCGACCGGGCGGAGGGCGCGGACGACGAGCGCCCGCGGCCGGAGGACGCTTATCAAACGCTGTACATCGGGCGCCGGCACGTGCACGACCACGACGGCGACCCGATGGTCATCGACTGGCGGGCACCGGTCTCGCAGCCGTTCTACCGGGCCTCCAAGAAGGACCCACTGGACGTCGCGCTGCGCCGCCGCTTCGGGTACACGGGCGGCGACCTCACGGCGTACGAGGACGAGCATCTCTCCGACCCGGCGGAGGCGGCCCGCACGAGCAAGCTGCTCCAGCAGGAGATCGAGCGCCCGCGCGTCGGCCCGATGCGGGACATCGTCGCGACCATCCAGCCCGAGCAGGACGAGATCGTGCGCAGCGGGCTGGGCGGCACGGTGTGCGTGCAAGGAGGGCCCGGGACCGGAAAGACCGCCGTCGGCCTGCACCGTGTCGCCTATCTCCTCTACGCCCATCGCGAGCGGCTCGCCCGCACCGGCACGCTCGTCATCGGCCCGAACCGGTCCTTCCTGCACTACATCGAGCAAGTTCTGCCCGCCCTGGGCGAGTTGGCTGTCAAGCAGGCCACCGTGGATGACCTCGTGGCGCATGTCGAGGTCAGGGGCGCCGACGAGGCACCGGCCGCGATCATCAAGGGCGACGCGAGGATGGCGGAGGTGCTGCGGCGGGCCGTCCACTCGCACGTCACCCTGCCGACCGAGCCGGTCGTCGTGGTGCGCGGCTCACGCCGCTGGCGGGTGCCCGCGCACGAACTCGGGGACATCGTCCGCGAGTTGCTCGACCGCGGTATCCGTTACGGCGCCGCCCGCGAGGCCCTTCCGCAGCGCATCGCGCACGCCGTGCTGGTGCAGATGGAGCGGTCGGGCGAGGCACCGGACGACCGGGTGCAGGACGCGGTGGCCCGCAACAGCGCGGTCAAGGCGGCGGTGAAGGCGGTCTGGCCGCCGGTCGACCCGGCGAAACTGGTTCTGCGGCTGCTGACGGACGCGGACTTCCTCGCCGTACACGCGGAGGGGTTGTTGAGCGAGGACGAACAGAAGACGATCCTCTGGGCGAAGCCCGTGCGCAGCGCCAAGGCCGCCAAGTGGTCGCCCGCGGACGCGGTGTTGATCGACGAGACGACGGACCTGGTGCAGCGCACGCACTCCCTCGGCCATGTGGTCCTGGACGAGGCGCAGGACCTCTCCCCCATGCAGTACCGGGCCGTCGGCCGCCGCTGCACCACCGGTTCGGCGACGGTTCTCGGTGACCTGGCGCAGGGCACCACGCCCTGGGCGACGAGGAGTTGGGACGAGGCCCTCGCCCACCTCGGCAAGTCGGACGGTGTCATCGAGGAGCTGACGGCCGGTTTCCGCGTCCCGACGGACGTCATCACGTACGCCTCCCGGCTGCTCCCGCACATCGCGCCCGGCCTGACGCCGGTCGCCTCGGTCCGTGAGAACCCGGGCTTCTTCGACCTCCGCCCGATCACCGACACCGCCGAAGTCGTCGCCGCCTGCGAGGAGTTGCTGGGCAACGAGGGCTCGACGGGGCTGATCGTGGCCGACGCCCGCGTTCCTTCCCTGGCGGCGGCGCTGACGGCGGCCGGCATCACCTACCTGGCCCCGGGCGAGGAGACCACCCAGGACACCCGCCTCACCCTGGTCCCGGCGTCGCTCGCCAAGGGCCTGGAGTACGACTACGTGGTCCTGGACGAGCCACAGGCCGTGGTCGACGGAGAGCCGGACGAACGCACGGGCCTGCGGCGACTGTATGTGGCGCTGACCCGAGCGGTCTCCGGCCTGATCGTGACGCACGCGGCGCCGTTGCCGACGCAGCTGTGA
- a CDS encoding copper homeostasis protein CutC: MSTRAVLEVIALGAEDAVAAQAGGADRLELVTDMAADGLTPPVETFAGIRAAVDIDLRVMLRLTDGFAAGDPEDVARLVRAAREMRAAGAEEFVLGFLDPDGLVDLDAVERIVGELDGCRWTFHRAIDRAADRDALRKQLDGLPGLDAYLTAGSATGVDDGLPTLLTEAARRGDPGYEPRIMVGGGLRLEHVPRLKAAGIDAFHIGGAARPGGWDGPVASEAVRQWRRVLDER, from the coding sequence ATGAGCACGCGTGCAGTCCTGGAGGTGATCGCCCTCGGTGCCGAGGACGCGGTCGCCGCCCAGGCCGGAGGCGCGGACCGCCTAGAGCTGGTCACCGACATGGCGGCCGACGGGCTGACCCCGCCGGTCGAGACCTTCGCCGGGATCCGGGCCGCCGTCGACATCGACCTGCGCGTGATGCTGCGGCTGACGGACGGATTCGCCGCCGGAGACCCCGAGGACGTCGCGCGGCTGGTCCGGGCCGCCCGGGAGATGCGGGCCGCGGGGGCCGAGGAGTTCGTGCTCGGGTTCCTCGACCCCGACGGCCTCGTCGACCTGGACGCCGTGGAGCGGATCGTGGGGGAGCTGGACGGCTGCCGCTGGACCTTCCACCGCGCCATCGACCGGGCCGCGGACCGCGACGCCCTGCGCAAGCAGCTCGACGGACTGCCCGGCCTGGACGCCTACCTCACGGCCGGCTCGGCCACGGGCGTCGACGACGGCCTGCCCACCCTGCTCACCGAGGCGGCCCGGCGCGGAGACCCCGGCTACGAGCCGCGGATCATGGTCGGCGGCGGCCTGCGGCTGGAACACGTACCCCGACTGAAGGCCGCCGGCATCGACGCGTTCCACATCGGCGGTGCGGCACGGCCGGGGGGCTGGGACGGACCGGTTGCGTCGGAGGCGGTGCGTCAGTGGCGTCGCGTACTGGACGAACGCTGA
- a CDS encoding HD domain-containing protein, protein MVDLDALRTRWNRALEGARPPGAGPDPAPYADNLLARWQEPQRHYHTLAHLTAVLEHIDVLEKYAADPDVVRLAAWFHDAVYLPERSENEERSARLAERALLEAGVSEARTAQVARLVRLTVTHAPADDDRDGQVLCDADLAILASPPSAYAAYTAAVREEYHFVPGAAFREGRAAVLRQLLDLPHLFRTPYGQTEWEATARYNLSAELELLTQ, encoded by the coding sequence ATGGTCGATCTCGACGCCCTGCGCACCCGCTGGAACCGCGCCCTGGAAGGAGCCCGGCCGCCCGGCGCCGGCCCCGACCCGGCCCCGTACGCCGACAACCTCCTGGCCCGCTGGCAGGAACCGCAGCGGCACTACCACACGCTCGCCCACCTCACAGCGGTCCTGGAGCACATCGACGTACTGGAGAAGTACGCGGCCGACCCCGACGTCGTACGCCTGGCGGCCTGGTTCCACGACGCCGTCTACCTTCCCGAACGGTCGGAGAACGAGGAGCGCTCGGCCCGTCTCGCCGAGCGGGCCCTCCTGGAGGCGGGGGTGTCCGAGGCCAGGACGGCACAGGTCGCCCGGCTGGTCCGGCTCACCGTCACCCACGCCCCCGCCGACGACGACCGCGACGGCCAGGTCCTCTGCGACGCCGACCTCGCGATCCTGGCTTCGCCCCCCTCCGCGTACGCCGCCTACACGGCCGCCGTGCGCGAGGAGTACCACTTCGTGCCCGGAGCCGCCTTCCGCGAGGGACGCGCCGCGGTGCTGCGCCAACTCCTCGATCTGCCACACCTGTTCAGGACGCCGTACGGACAGACGGAGTGGGAGGCGACGGCGCGCTACAACCTGAGCGCCGAGCTGGAACTGCTCACCCAGTGA
- a CDS encoding Pepco domain-containing protein: MSDTNELTEPSLSFWVTAVEDGDDDSMGLFGGGSGSGSGDPVLRSVPLGPLRKNLAATVDALQQLFADAEARGGTLPLAEAQLSFQVTASGGVQLIGTGQMQGTRGLTLVFKRP; encoded by the coding sequence ATGTCCGACACGAACGAACTCACGGAGCCGAGCCTGTCGTTCTGGGTCACCGCAGTCGAGGACGGCGACGACGACTCGATGGGGCTCTTCGGCGGCGGCAGCGGCAGCGGCAGCGGCGACCCTGTCCTCAGGTCCGTACCGCTCGGCCCCCTGCGCAAGAACCTCGCGGCGACCGTCGACGCCCTCCAGCAGTTGTTCGCCGACGCCGAGGCCCGGGGCGGCACCCTGCCGCTCGCCGAGGCGCAGCTGTCCTTCCAGGTCACCGCGAGCGGCGGCGTCCAGCTCATCGGCACCGGCCAGATGCAGGGAACCCGCGGGCTGACGCTGGTCTTCAAGCGGCCCTGA
- a CDS encoding GNAT family N-acetyltransferase: MGGDYVTESVAGCLAALRPAVERDWTKVRAAGLEWNCHETAVHIADDLIAYAANLAGRAQDAYVPFELKLDEGTDNAGLLHVIETTGALLAAAVRTAPREARAFHPYPFRSANREGFAAMGIAEVVLHTRDLAGGLGLAYEPPSALAEFVLTRLFPHVQPGPDHWRTLLWATGRGELPGRTPLTEWRWNNNLVLSADRLTLQGITPAAARDLVAGGDGGFEWIDGGPFDGTREASGFLLKAYEGGVHRPEFGVFALVRREDGRAIGGIGFHGAPDEEGRAEIGYDLVEGGRGNGYATEALRALSQWALARDDVRTLFATVERDNLPSQAVVTRAGFRKVSEVEEGLAYELRD, translated from the coding sequence ATGGGCGGGGACTACGTGACAGAGTCCGTCGCAGGCTGCCTGGCGGCACTGCGGCCGGCGGTGGAGCGGGACTGGACGAAGGTGAGGGCGGCCGGCCTGGAGTGGAACTGCCATGAGACGGCGGTCCACATCGCGGACGACCTGATCGCGTACGCCGCCAACCTGGCCGGACGCGCCCAGGACGCCTACGTCCCCTTCGAACTCAAACTCGATGAAGGCACCGACAACGCGGGCCTGCTGCACGTGATCGAGACGACCGGCGCCCTGCTCGCCGCGGCCGTGCGCACCGCACCGCGCGAGGCCCGCGCCTTCCACCCGTACCCCTTCCGCAGCGCGAACCGCGAGGGCTTCGCCGCGATGGGCATCGCCGAGGTCGTGCTCCACACTCGCGACCTGGCGGGTGGCCTCGGTCTCGCGTACGAACCCCCGTCCGCTCTCGCCGAGTTCGTCCTCACCCGCCTCTTCCCGCACGTCCAGCCCGGCCCCGACCACTGGCGCACCCTCCTGTGGGCCACCGGCCGCGGCGAACTGCCCGGCCGCACCCCGCTCACCGAGTGGCGCTGGAACAACAACCTGGTCCTTTCCGCCGATCGCCTCACCCTCCAGGGCATCACGCCCGCGGCCGCGCGCGACCTGGTGGCGGGCGGCGACGGCGGCTTCGAGTGGATCGACGGCGGCCCCTTCGACGGCACCCGGGAGGCCTCCGGCTTCCTGCTCAAGGCATACGAAGGGGGCGTGCACCGGCCGGAGTTCGGCGTCTTCGCCCTCGTGAGGCGCGAGGACGGACGGGCGATCGGCGGCATCGGCTTCCATGGCGCCCCCGACGAGGAGGGGCGCGCGGAGATCGGCTACGACCTGGTCGAGGGCGGCCGCGGCAACGGCTACGCGACCGAGGCACTGCGCGCGCTGTCTCAGTGGGCGCTGGCACGGGACGACGTACGCACTCTCTTCGCGACGGTCGAACGGGACAACCTCCCGTCCCAGGCGGTGGTCACCCGCGCGGGGTTCAGGAAGGTGAGCGAGGTCGAGGAGGGGCTCGCCTACGAACTGCGCGACTGA